A window of Hydrogenothermus marinus contains these coding sequences:
- a CDS encoding YggS family pyridoxal phosphate-dependent enzyme: protein MSIKENIKQILEIAEKSAKKSGRNLKDIIILGASKTQPIEKIIDAYNAGLRYFGENRVQEGINKIEALKNYKDIHWHLIGGLQTNKAKYAVKYFELIHSLDRKSLADELDKRAKKINKIQDVLIEVNIGKEESKYGVKPEDLNSLVEYTLKKENLNLLGLMCIPPYSENKEDSRPYFARLRDLKEDIEKEFNIQLPHLSMGMSNDFDIAIEEGATIVRIGTRLFGERNY, encoded by the coding sequence ATGTCTATTAAAGAAAATATAAAACAAATTTTAGAAATTGCTGAAAAATCTGCAAAAAAATCTGGAAGAAATTTAAAAGATATTATTATCTTAGGGGCTTCTAAAACCCAGCCTATAGAAAAGATTATAGATGCTTATAACGCAGGTTTAAGATATTTTGGTGAAAATAGAGTTCAAGAAGGAATAAATAAAATTGAAGCATTAAAAAATTATAAAGATATTCATTGGCATTTAATAGGAGGACTTCAGACTAATAAAGCTAAATATGCCGTTAAATATTTTGAATTAATTCATTCCTTAGATAGAAAAAGTTTAGCTGATGAACTGGATAAAAGAGCTAAAAAAATAAATAAAATACAAGATGTTTTAATTGAAGTAAATATAGGGAAAGAAGAATCAAAATATGGAGTAAAGCCAGAAGATCTAAATTCTCTTGTGGAATATACCTTAAAAAAAGAAAATTTAAATCTTTTAGGTTTAATGTGTATTCCACCATATTCAGAAAATAAAGAAGATTCAAGACCTTATTTTGCAAGGCTTAGAGATTTAAAAGAGGATATAGAAAAAGAGTTTAATATACAACTTCCACATCTTTCTATGGGAATGTCCAATGATTTTGATATTGCAATAGAAGAAGGCGCAACAATTGTTAGAATCGGAACAAGACTTTTTGGAGAAAGAAATTATTAA
- a CDS encoding SDH family Clp fold serine proteinase translates to MDSYGIFISQLFWFIFILLLILPMLKSQTLEWSRERLIRAIEEKRKSRVITMIHRQETRSFLGFFMMRFITIEDSEQVLRAIRLTPKNMPIDFIIHTPGGLALAATQIANALADHQAPVRVIIPHYAMSGGTLIAFAADEIIMDEHAVLGPVDPQLGQEPAASIVKIKEIKDPNEIDDATWVKIDVSEKALKQMYDNVVSLLKKKGYSEEVAKKVAEELTQGKYTHDFPITVERAKELGLKVSTEVPDEVYALMELYPQPSGPQSVQYIPVPYQKPGNTSNGH, encoded by the coding sequence ATGGATTCCTATGGAATTTTTATAAGTCAGCTCTTTTGGTTTATTTTTATACTTTTATTAATACTACCAATGCTTAAATCTCAGACTTTAGAGTGGAGCAGAGAAAGGCTTATAAGAGCTATTGAAGAAAAAAGAAAATCTCGTGTAATTACAATGATTCATAGACAGGAAACCCGTTCATTTCTTGGATTTTTTATGATGAGATTTATTACTATAGAAGATTCTGAACAGGTTTTAAGAGCAATAAGGTTAACACCAAAAAACATGCCAATAGATTTTATAATTCATACCCCTGGAGGACTTGCTTTAGCAGCTACTCAAATAGCAAATGCCCTAGCAGATCACCAAGCACCTGTTAGAGTAATAATTCCTCACTATGCAATGTCTGGAGGAACTTTAATAGCATTCGCAGCAGATGAGATAATAATGGATGAACATGCTGTTCTTGGTCCTGTAGATCCACAACTTGGACAAGAGCCAGCAGCTTCCATAGTTAAGATAAAAGAAATAAAAGATCCAAATGAAATAGATGATGCTACTTGGGTAAAAATAGATGTAAGTGAAAAAGCTTTAAAGCAGATGTATGATAATGTTGTATCTTTACTTAAAAAGAAAGGATATTCGGAAGAAGTAGCTAAAAAAGTAGCAGAAGAACTAACTCAAGGAAAATATACTCATGACTTTCCTATTACAGTAGAAAGGGCTAAAGAACTTGGACTTAAAGTATCAACAGAAGTACCTGATGAGGTTTATGCTTTAATGGAGCTCTATCCTCAACCTTCAGGACCTCAATCAGTTCAATATATTCCAGTACCATACCAAAAACCTGGAAATACTTCTAATGGACATTAA
- the nadA gene encoding quinolinate synthase NadA, with product MAVAEKTIINDINKLRKEKNAVILAHYYQRGEIQDIADFIGDSLELARKAQQTDADIIVFAGVRFMAETAKILNPGKKVLHPNPESGCPMADMATYKGVLELKKQHPDAAVVSYVNTNVDVKAVSDIIVTSRNAVKVVRSLKEDKIIFVPDQFLGSYIAKQIPEKEFILWKGFCPPHFNLTPDQLLELKEKYKDAKIAVHPECNTETVKIADFVGSTSQIIEFATTCDSENVIIGTEVGLKHQLEKINPNKNYIFPVNADYCGTVHCCDMKKNTLDKIKEVLENENNEIILDEELMEKARKPLERMLNIV from the coding sequence ATGGCTGTAGCAGAGAAAACTATTATAAATGATATAAATAAATTAAGAAAAGAAAAAAATGCAGTAATATTAGCTCATTATTATCAAAGAGGAGAAATACAAGATATAGCAGATTTTATTGGAGATAGTTTAGAACTTGCAAGAAAAGCTCAACAAACAGATGCAGATATTATAGTATTTGCAGGTGTTAGATTTATGGCTGAAACTGCCAAAATATTAAATCCAGGAAAGAAGGTTTTACATCCAAACCCTGAAAGTGGTTGTCCTATGGCAGATATGGCAACATATAAAGGGGTTTTAGAGCTAAAAAAACAGCATCCAGATGCAGCAGTAGTATCTTATGTTAATACAAATGTTGATGTAAAAGCAGTATCAGATATTATAGTAACTTCAAGAAATGCAGTTAAAGTTGTTAGATCTTTAAAAGAAGATAAAATTATTTTTGTTCCGGATCAGTTTCTTGGTTCTTATATAGCGAAACAAATTCCAGAAAAAGAGTTTATTTTATGGAAAGGTTTTTGCCCTCCTCATTTCAATTTAACTCCAGATCAACTTTTAGAATTAAAAGAAAAATATAAAGATGCAAAAATAGCTGTTCATCCTGAATGTAATACAGAGACAGTAAAAATTGCAGATTTTGTTGGAAGTACTTCTCAGATTATAGAGTTTGCAACTACTTGCGATTCAGAAAATGTAATAATAGGAACTGAAGTTGGTTTAAAACATCAGCTTGAAAAAATAAATCCAAACAAAAATTATATATTTCCTGTAAATGCAGATTATTGTGGAACAGTTCATTGTTGTGATATGAAGAAAAATACCTTGGACAAAATTAAAGAAGTTCTTGAAAATGAAAATAATGAAATTATTTTAGATGAAGAATTAATGGAAAAAGCAAGAAAACCTCTTGAAAGAATGCTAAATATTGTGTAA
- a CDS encoding DUF502 domain-containing protein has translation MKKLRDYFLTGLFVLLPIGITLWVVITLLTFVNNLVLPYIRVFIPIPDIPGLGILTTLLLVLATGILAQNYFGKKFFEWWDKVLSKIPLVRAIYSATKQTMESLISNKDKFKKTVLVEFPRENTLSIAFVANEIEINNKNYYVVYVPTAPNPTSGYTIFVPEEEVIHVDISVDEAMKVILSGGLVMKNKINYL, from the coding sequence ATGAAAAAATTAAGAGATTATTTTTTAACAGGATTATTTGTGTTACTACCTATAGGTATTACCCTATGGGTAGTTATTACATTACTTACTTTTGTAAACAACTTAGTTTTACCTTACATAAGAGTATTTATTCCTATCCCAGATATACCTGGATTAGGAATACTAACAACCTTACTATTAGTATTAGCTACAGGTATTCTTGCTCAAAATTATTTTGGTAAAAAATTTTTTGAATGGTGGGATAAAGTTCTAAGTAAAATTCCACTTGTTAGAGCTATTTATTCTGCAACAAAACAAACTATGGAATCTTTAATATCTAATAAAGATAAATTTAAAAAAACTGTTTTAGTTGAATTTCCAAGAGAAAATACATTGTCTATTGCTTTTGTTGCTAATGAGATTGAAATTAATAATAAAAATTATTATGTAGTATATGTTCCTACTGCACCTAACCCAACTTCAGGTTATACAATCTTTGTTCCTGAAGAAGAAGTAATTCATGTAGATATATCTGTAGATGAAGCTATGAAAGTAATTCTTTCAGGTGGTTTAGTAATGAAAAATAAGATAAATTACCTTTAA
- a CDS encoding DUF2267 domain-containing protein: MSFAPIERTVQKTYSWLKDIEEELGTDNRHRAYHALRSVLHHLRDRLTVEESADFAAELPTLIRGIYYEGWQPSKVPMKIRSKEEFLELIKQDFVKEGEEVNPEEIVKAVFNVIKRRIADGEIKDILSELPKHIREIFEQEIC, translated from the coding sequence ATGTCATTTGCACCTATTGAAAGAACTGTTCAAAAAACTTACTCTTGGTTAAAAGATATTGAAGAAGAATTAGGAACAGATAATAGACATCGTGCTTATCATGCTCTTCGCTCTGTACTTCATCATTTAAGAGATAGACTCACTGTTGAAGAATCAGCTGATTTTGCTGCTGAATTGCCAACACTAATTAGGGGAATTTACTATGAAGGTTGGCAACCATCTAAGGTACCAATGAAAATTAGAAGTAAAGAAGAATTTTTAGAATTAATTAAACAAGATTTTGTAAAAGAGGGAGAAGAAGTTAATCCAGAAGAAATTGTTAAAGCGGTATTTAATGTAATTAAAAGAAGAATCGCTGATGGTGAAATTAAAGATATTCTTAGTGAACTTCCAAAACATATTAGGGAAATTTTTGAACAAGAAATTTGCTAA
- a CDS encoding sigma-54-dependent transcriptional regulator encodes MKALVFDDEKSILKAMKKLLEKENVEVKLYDSAKKALNIIKEESPDIVFLDISFKDSNGLEVLKQISKLEEKPYVVMISGYDEYNYLIEAMKFGAYDYIPKPFDVAKIKEIINDIKKSINKKSENVNAKSEIVGKSPAMTQVFKLVGRAAITDEPVLITGESGTGKEVIANLIHKFSNRSKNQFVAINCAAIPEDLIESELFGYEKGAFTGANTKKEGKFLLADKGSIFLDEISELPYNAQGKLLRVLQEKDVSPIGSNKTYKVDIKVIAATNKDLKKLVEEGKFREDLYYRLSVFEIYIPPLRERKEDIPELINLFTKQALKAYNLKDGGFTKEAINMLTNYSFPGNVRQLKNIVNRMISLYRERPITPELLPAEIKGNIEKDKWLKFLKEEINDLFILNKSENVYNNIVNKVEKLLIEEALNLTNNNISKASKLLGIHRNTIHKKIKELGIDKK; translated from the coding sequence ATGAAAGCTTTAGTTTTTGACGATGAAAAATCTATCTTAAAAGCAATGAAAAAATTACTTGAAAAAGAAAATGTAGAAGTAAAACTGTATGATTCTGCAAAAAAAGCATTAAATATAATTAAAGAAGAATCTCCTGATATTGTGTTTTTAGATATTTCATTTAAAGACAGTAATGGATTAGAAGTTTTAAAGCAGATCTCCAAATTAGAAGAAAAACCTTATGTAGTAATGATTTCTGGGTATGATGAGTACAATTATCTAATTGAAGCTATGAAATTTGGAGCTTATGACTACATACCTAAACCCTTTGATGTAGCAAAAATAAAAGAAATAATTAATGATATTAAAAAAAGTATTAACAAAAAATCAGAAAATGTTAATGCAAAGTCAGAGATTGTAGGAAAAAGTCCTGCTATGACACAAGTTTTTAAATTGGTAGGTAGAGCCGCTATAACAGATGAGCCAGTTTTGATAACAGGAGAAAGTGGAACAGGAAAAGAAGTAATAGCAAATCTTATACATAAATTTAGTAATAGATCTAAAAATCAGTTTGTAGCTATAAATTGTGCAGCTATTCCAGAAGATTTAATAGAAAGTGAGCTTTTCGGATATGAAAAAGGAGCATTCACAGGTGCAAATACTAAAAAAGAAGGAAAATTTTTGTTGGCTGATAAAGGTAGCATATTCTTAGATGAAATAAGTGAACTTCCATATAATGCTCAAGGAAAACTTTTAAGAGTTTTACAAGAAAAAGATGTTTCTCCTATAGGTTCAAATAAAACTTATAAAGTTGATATTAAGGTTATTGCAGCAACAAATAAAGATTTAAAAAAACTTGTTGAAGAAGGAAAGTTTAGAGAGGATTTATATTACAGATTATCTGTTTTTGAAATATATATTCCTCCTTTAAGAGAAAGAAAAGAAGATATACCTGAACTTATAAATCTTTTTACAAAACAAGCTCTAAAAGCCTATAATCTAAAAGATGGAGGGTTTACAAAAGAAGCAATAAATATGTTAACAAATTACAGTTTCCCAGGAAATGTTAGACAGTTAAAAAATATTGTTAATAGAATGATATCTTTATATAGAGAAAGACCAATAACTCCAGAACTTTTACCTGCTGAGATAAAAGGGAATATAGAAAAAGATAAATGGTTAAAATTTTTAAAAGAAGAAATTAATGACCTTTTTATTTTAAATAAATCAGAAAATGTTTATAATAATATTGTGAACAAAGTAGAAAAATTATTAATTGAAGAAGCTTTAAACTTAACAAATAACAATATTTCTAAAGCAAGTAAACTGCTTGGAATACATAGGAACACAATACATAAAAAAATTAAAGAGTTAGGTATAGATAAAAAATGA
- a CDS encoding murein transglycosylase domain-containing protein — MKILIFLLLLLISIYSYGKEEKFQNYMKEFQEYENKEIRDYKAYYEQIMKEFEEYKKIVNEEFENYKKEISKYWEDTEISTKTKWVEYSNNYKIKKVVDFENGEIRIEIIDKNKPSNEKIKNLLKDLITEDTNRAFKNDKLSQNIEKKLLEKVKHIKTAKVDKKPILMDVIVQKENPEPKDISKAIENLIQKGELYKKPSKFGGEKVYFFKIKLLPKIFLIKIKEYKPTVSKYSKKYRLRESLIFAIIHTESAFNPLAKSPAPAYGLMQIVPQTAGKDATKIIYGKPVLLAPSYLYNSEKNIMVGTTYLYLLYYKYLSDIKNPLSRLYCTIAAYNTGAGNVARAFIGTTNIKKAIHIINKMTPSEVYNTLEKNLPYEETKQYLNKVAIRIKIYE; from the coding sequence ATGAAGATTTTAATCTTTTTACTTTTATTACTGATATCTATTTATTCTTATGGAAAAGAAGAAAAATTTCAAAATTATATGAAAGAATTTCAAGAATATGAAAATAAAGAGATTAGAGATTATAAAGCATATTATGAACAGATAATGAAAGAGTTTGAAGAATACAAAAAAATTGTCAATGAAGAATTTGAAAATTATAAAAAAGAAATATCAAAATATTGGGAAGATACAGAAATTTCTACTAAAACAAAATGGGTAGAGTATTCAAATAACTATAAAATAAAAAAGGTTGTAGATTTTGAAAATGGTGAGATAAGAATAGAAATTATAGATAAAAATAAACCTTCAAATGAAAAGATAAAAAATTTACTTAAAGATTTAATTACAGAAGATACTAATAGAGCATTTAAGAATGATAAATTATCTCAAAATATAGAAAAGAAGCTGCTTGAGAAAGTTAAACATATAAAAACTGCCAAAGTAGATAAGAAACCTATTTTGATGGATGTAATTGTCCAAAAAGAAAATCCAGAACCTAAGGATATTTCAAAAGCAATTGAAAATCTTATACAGAAAGGTGAACTTTATAAAAAACCTTCTAAATTTGGAGGAGAAAAAGTATATTTTTTTAAAATTAAACTTTTACCAAAAATATTTTTAATAAAAATTAAAGAATATAAACCTACTGTTAGTAAATATTCAAAAAAATATAGATTAAGAGAATCTCTTATCTTTGCTATTATACATACAGAAAGTGCTTTTAATCCTTTAGCTAAATCTCCAGCACCGGCTTATGGGCTTATGCAGATTGTACCTCAGACTGCAGGGAAAGATGCAACAAAAATTATATATGGAAAGCCTGTTTTACTTGCACCATCTTATCTTTACAATTCTGAAAAAAATATAATGGTTGGGACAACATATTTATATTTACTTTATTATAAATATTTAAGTGATATAAAAAATCCTTTAAGCAGGCTTTATTGTACAATAGCTGCATACAATACAGGAGCTGGAAATGTTGCAAGAGCTTTTATAGGAACAACAAATATAAAAAAAGCAATTCATATAATAAACAAAATGACTCCTTCTGAAGTTTATAATACATTAGAAAAAAATCTTCCTTATGAAGAAACTAAACAGTATTTAAATAAAGTTGCTATTAGAATAAAAATTTATGAGTAA
- a CDS encoding two-component system sensor histidine kinase NtrB has translation MVDYKDILESIEFPVVVISKDKKIHYINSSAKELKIFLGFPKFFELITYPLSLKLVKEGFSVKGILKEINNSKYMLDISTISGTDLKTILIKDVTRFLELEEKIKREGSIVTVSKLLYEIFHEMKGPVGGIKAFAQLLKEDPLDKELIDDILEQTDRLENIINEITFLSKDLILNKKPINIHQIIRKTVNLFRKQYKDIEFKEIFDPSLPNIAVDKELLVRVLTNIIRNAIEAINFKGWVEIRTGISWDKVYSPKGDKISIQIKDSGKGVPKELEDKLFYPLISTKKNGMGLGLSISYKIIKQHNGILKYIGNSTFEILLPIKDK, from the coding sequence ATGGTTGATTATAAAGATATATTAGAAAGTATTGAGTTTCCTGTTGTTGTAATATCTAAAGATAAAAAAATACATTATATTAACTCTTCAGCAAAAGAGTTAAAGATATTTTTAGGATTTCCAAAATTTTTTGAACTTATAACATATCCTTTATCATTAAAATTAGTAAAAGAAGGATTTTCTGTAAAAGGAATATTGAAAGAGATAAATAATAGTAAATATATGTTAGATATTTCTACCATATCAGGTACTGATTTAAAAACAATTTTAATAAAAGATGTTACAAGATTTTTAGAACTTGAAGAAAAAATAAAAAGAGAAGGTTCTATTGTTACAGTTTCAAAATTACTTTATGAAATTTTTCATGAAATGAAAGGTCCAGTTGGAGGAATAAAAGCTTTCGCGCAGCTTTTAAAAGAAGATCCTTTAGACAAAGAGCTTATAGATGATATTTTAGAACAAACAGATAGATTAGAAAATATAATAAATGAAATAACATTTTTATCTAAGGATTTAATTTTAAATAAAAAACCTATAAATATACATCAAATAATAAGAAAAACTGTAAATCTATTTAGAAAGCAATATAAAGATATTGAATTTAAAGAAATATTTGATCCAAGTTTACCAAATATAGCTGTAGATAAAGAGCTTTTAGTTAGAGTTTTAACAAATATAATAAGAAATGCTATAGAAGCTATAAACTTTAAAGGGTGGGTAGAGATTAGGACAGGAATTTCTTGGGATAAAGTTTACTCTCCTAAGGGAGATAAAATTTCTATTCAGATTAAAGATAGTGGTAAAGGGGTACCTAAGGAATTAGAAGATAAACTATTTTATCCATTAATATCAACTAAAAAAAATGGAATGGGACTTGGCCTTTCAATTTCTTATAAGATAATAAAGCAACATAATGGTATATTAAAATATATAGGGAATTCAACTTTTGAAATACTTCTTCCTATAAAGGATAAATAA
- a CDS encoding NADH-quinone oxidoreductase subunit D, which produces MSWITEEKANGLKEKFNFVQVNNSNGYVSVEVPKENLIEFLKFLKESPDYSFKMFIDLTIIDHGEKEDPRFQGVVILYSPEHKERIIVKSWATDESLPTLTTLWSGAKWAEREAWDMFGIKFEGHENLVRMFMWESYPYHPLRKDFPIRGYEDVELPSLNEKERGENLEGLFNYSRMHTALPTLEDLEETQKARMPEKKSQIVLNWGPLHPGTHGTIWFLFDLDGEYVRQCDIIIGQLHRGVEKIAENIGYQQFIPYTDRMDYIAAINENHAYVVAAEKLLGIHEKVPPKAKWIRTMMAELSRINSHLLWLGTYALDLGALTMFLYTFREREKIMDILEGITGARFTINYFRIGGVFADLPAGALEAIEHFLKDFEERVDDYENLLTRNRIWLKRNKDVCIITEEDVYDYGLTGAVARASGVPYDIRKIDEYDMYGEVDFDIPIGEVGDSYDRYLVRMEEMRQSAKIIRQCIDKLRNEFTPDDPYFLEPEDPKKLKLSIDGRGLKLPAGEVYASTDNPRGELGFYIFNKKAAIKPHRVRIRSGAFYNLQVFTKAIIGRPIADAITLLSTIDPVVGETDR; this is translated from the coding sequence ATGTCTTGGATAACTGAAGAAAAAGCAAATGGTTTAAAAGAAAAATTTAATTTTGTACAGGTTAATAACTCTAATGGATATGTTTCAGTAGAAGTTCCTAAGGAAAATCTTATTGAATTTTTAAAATTTTTAAAGGAAAGTCCTGATTATTCTTTTAAAATGTTTATAGACCTTACAATAATAGATCATGGAGAAAAAGAAGATCCAAGGTTTCAAGGAGTAGTAATACTTTATTCTCCTGAACATAAAGAAAGAATAATAGTAAAAAGCTGGGCTACAGATGAATCTCTTCCTACTTTGACAACTTTATGGTCAGGAGCTAAATGGGCAGAAAGAGAAGCTTGGGATATGTTTGGTATTAAATTTGAAGGCCATGAAAATCTTGTAAGAATGTTTATGTGGGAAAGTTATCCATATCATCCTTTAAGAAAGGATTTTCCTATAAGAGGATATGAAGATGTTGAACTTCCTTCTTTAAATGAAAAAGAAAGAGGTGAAAATTTAGAAGGACTTTTTAACTATTCAAGAATGCATACTGCACTTCCTACTTTAGAAGATTTAGAAGAAACTCAAAAAGCAAGAATGCCAGAAAAAAAATCTCAAATAGTTTTAAACTGGGGACCATTACATCCAGGAACTCACGGAACAATATGGTTTTTATTTGATCTTGATGGAGAATATGTAAGGCAATGTGATATTATCATTGGCCAGCTTCATAGAGGGGTTGAAAAGATAGCTGAAAATATTGGATATCAACAATTTATACCTTATACAGACAGAATGGATTATATAGCTGCTATAAATGAAAATCATGCTTATGTTGTAGCAGCAGAAAAACTACTTGGAATTCATGAAAAGGTACCTCCTAAGGCAAAATGGATTAGAACTATGATGGCTGAGCTTTCCAGAATAAATTCTCATTTACTTTGGCTTGGTACTTATGCACTTGATCTTGGTGCTTTAACTATGTTCCTTTATACTTTTAGAGAAAGAGAAAAAATAATGGATATTTTAGAAGGTATAACAGGAGCAAGATTTACAATAAATTATTTTAGAATAGGTGGAGTTTTTGCAGATTTACCAGCAGGTGCATTAGAAGCTATAGAACATTTCTTAAAAGATTTTGAAGAAAGGGTAGATGATTATGAAAATCTACTTACAAGAAATAGAATTTGGCTAAAAAGAAATAAAGATGTTTGTATTATTACAGAAGAAGATGTATATGACTACGGTCTTACAGGTGCTGTAGCAAGAGCTTCAGGAGTACCTTATGATATTAGAAAAATAGATGAATATGATATGTATGGAGAAGTTGATTTTGATATTCCTATTGGCGAAGTAGGAGATAGTTATGATAGATATCTTGTAAGAATGGAAGAAATGAGGCAAAGTGCAAAAATAATAAGACAATGTATTGATAAATTAAGAAATGAATTTACTCCTGATGACCCTTACTTTTTAGAACCAGAAGATCCAAAAAAATTAAAGCTTTCAATAGATGGAAGAGGTTTAAAACTTCCTGCAGGTGAAGTTTATGCTTCTACAGATAATCCAAGAGGAGAACTTGGATTTTATATATTCAATAAAAAGGCAGCTATTAAGCCACATAGAGTAAGAATAAGATCTGGAGCATTTTATAACTTACAAGTATTTACAAAAGCAATTATAGGAAGACCAATTGCAGATGCTATTACACTTTTATCAACAATAGATCCTGTTGTTGGTGAAACAGATAGATAA
- a CDS encoding DUF996 domain-containing protein, with amino-acid sequence MLFLIFIIGNILVIYAVKILTDVICQKSVFKKFLISYLAFILSLIIALILLFVFLVLGLGSALSDQVLYGMNKILTTMLFLSFIIFLISFYFYRRSLLIIFQLTNQNLFKIAGNLYLLGGVFLFITIIGELLLIELDKDVSLNKFLYLTSFSGLFLILLGLFLPVFGFFRIKEVYNPNLS; translated from the coding sequence TTGCTTTTTTTAATATTTATTATCGGGAATATTTTAGTAATCTATGCAGTAAAAATTTTAACTGATGTTATTTGTCAAAAATCAGTATTCAAAAAATTCCTAATTTCTTATCTGGCTTTTATCCTATCATTAATTATTGCATTAATTTTATTATTTGTATTTTTAGTTTTAGGTTTAGGTTCAGCATTATCTGACCAAGTACTTTATGGAATGAATAAAATATTAACAACGATGTTATTTCTTAGTTTCATTATTTTCTTAATTTCATTTTATTTTTATAGAAGATCTTTATTAATTATATTTCAATTAACCAATCAAAACTTATTTAAAATAGCAGGAAATTTATATTTATTAGGAGGCGTTTTTTTGTTTATTACTATAATTGGAGAACTTTTGTTAATTGAGTTAGACAAAGACGTATCTTTGAATAAATTTTTATATTTAACATCTTTTTCTGGACTTTTTCTAATATTATTGGGTTTATTTTTACCAGTTTTTGGATTTTTTAGGATAAAGGAAGTTTATAACCCTAATCTCTCTTGA
- a CDS encoding NuoI/complex I 23 kDa subunit family protein, translated as MGIKKVGLNRNIKPQSLVEKLFFLDFMKGLKTTIKHLFRKTITVDFPYEVTTPTIRFRGVHGLRNVDGTESEDFNSWVKKLKIKPPEVGETRCIACKFCQAACPVPELFTIKAKKLDVPEDHPHHGLKVLDVFDMDLSKCMFCGLCTQACPTDCIIHTDVYDLSSYTRKSWVLNKEELSRIADDFIARRGKEKFDEKSNWRDDQKVWPEYDTPRAKAWDGWIPSYQSNYNSSNIKTEVSE; from the coding sequence ATGGGTATAAAAAAAGTAGGTTTAAATAGAAATATAAAACCTCAAAGTTTAGTAGAAAAACTATTCTTTTTAGATTTTATGAAAGGTTTAAAAACTACTATAAAGCATTTATTTAGAAAAACTATTACTGTTGATTTTCCATATGAAGTTACCACTCCTACAATTAGGTTTAGAGGAGTTCATGGTCTTAGAAATGTAGATGGTACTGAATCAGAAGATTTTAATAGCTGGGTGAAAAAGTTAAAAATAAAACCACCTGAAGTAGGTGAAACAAGATGTATTGCTTGTAAATTCTGCCAAGCAGCATGCCCTGTACCAGAACTTTTTACAATTAAAGCTAAAAAATTAGATGTACCTGAAGATCATCCTCATCATGGTTTAAAAGTTTTAGATGTTTTTGATATGGATTTATCTAAATGTATGTTCTGTGGTCTTTGTACTCAAGCATGCCCTACAGATTGTATTATTCATACAGATGTATATGATCTTTCTTCTTATACAAGAAAAAGCTGGGTATTAAATAAAGAAGAACTTTCAAGAATTGCAGATGATTTTATAGCAAGAAGAGGAAAAGAAAAATTTGATGAAAAATCAAACTGGAGAGATGATCAAAAAGTATGGCCTGAATATGATACTCCAAGAGCTAAAGCTTGGGATGGATGGATTCCTTCTTATCAATCAAATTACAATTCATCAAATATAAAAACTGAAGTTTCAGAATAA